The window TTTTATTCTTGGTGATGGAAGTGGATATTTATTAAGAAATAGACTGAATTTATCCCATGTAAAGGATTTCCTTTGGCTTCTTCTATTGAGCCATTTAAACAATAGCTTTTCGATTTTGTCTTTGAAGTTGTTAACATTTTGAGTATTATCAGTGATGCAGTAATAGTTGTAATAACCTATTAGTGAGCGTTTAAATCTATCCATAATCATATGAATATCTTTACTTCTATTACTCTTCAGCCATTCTTTCGTTTCTTTTAGTTTACCTTGTACTTTCTTTCTGCTTGTTTTCCGTTTTACTCTAAATCTCCCTTGTTTACTTTTCCCACAATAGTGTGTAAACCCAAGAAAATCAAAAGTTGCTGGTTTATTTCTCCCCTGTTGATTTGCATTTTGCTCCGCAAACCGCCCGAAGGGAATAATTTTGGTTTTATCCTCAGCTATTTCTAAATTAAATTTCTTTAATCTCAGCTTTAAAGAATGGAAGAATTGCTGGGCTTCACTTTTATATTGAAAACAACAAACAAAATCATCTGCATATCTCACTATGTATGCTTGTCCCTTGCACTGTTTCCTAACCCTTTTCTCAAACCACAGGTCGAGGACATAGTGGAGGTATACATTGGCTAATATCGGAGATATTACTCCACCTTATGCAAAGTTACGCGTTATGCAAAGTAGGTGCTGTAAATGCAGAGTTTAATGAGTTTATGCTTCATTTACTTTGCATAATAATCTTGATAAACATTCAGCAAAACACTCAAAAAGGCAGAAAAATTAGTTCAATTTGTCAAGATTTAGCTATTTTCCGACCAATTTTCTTCAAATATTGATCTGTAAACCGAAAGAATTATGCAAAGTAATTCAAAAAAAAACGTTGAAATAATAAGCTTTCTACTTTTTACTTTGCATAATAACTTTCTTTGCATAAGGTGGATTATGCTAAGCTTTGCATAATCCACCTTGCGGTGTGCCATTGTCTGTCTTGTATTTCTTACCTTCCTCCATGTATCCACCTTTAAGAAACCTACCAACTATTCTTAGTAGGTTAGGGTCAGCGATTCGCTGTTTTAAGAACTCCATCATCCATATGTGGTCAACGTTGTCGAAGAATCCTTTAATATCTACATCTACTACATAATTTACTGACCTATTTTCAATATAGTGGTTCAGTATTTTCAAAGCATCGTGGCAGTTAAGATTTGGGCGGAATCCAAAGGAACAGTCTAGAAAGTCATTTTCATAAATGGTATTTAGTATCTTTGTAATGCCTTTTTGAACAATCTTATCTTCATGTTCCGGTATTCCCAATGGTCTTTTCTTGTTTGAATTGAGCTTTGGAATATACATTCTCCTTACTGGAACAGGACGATAGCTTTTGCTTTTAAGCCTACTTACTAAATCCTCTATGTTTTCTTCTAAACTTTCACCGTATTGCTCTTTAGTTGTACCGTTAATCCCAGTTGCCCTCTTATTGGGAAGTTCAAGATGACATTGAACTAATGCTTCTTCATTTAATAGATGTGCAAGAGATGTAAATTTCATTTTAGGATCAGATTTTGCTAATTCTGCTATCCTTAGTAGTTTTGTTTCCATTTATTATACCTACCTCTGCGTGTAGTAAATGTGTCCCTAGTAAGGGTGATAACTGGTAGCTAGCCTTTCCTCCATCGGCATTACCCAACTTCATTGGTACTACGCTGCTA of the Bacillus sp. 1NLA3E genome contains:
- a CDS encoding reverse transcriptase domain-containing protein; this encodes METKLLRIAELAKSDPKMKFTSLAHLLNEEALVQCHLELPNKRATGINGTTKEQYGESLEENIEDLVSRLKSKSYRPVPVRRMYIPKLNSNKKRPLGIPEHEDKIVQKGITKILNTIYENDFLDCSFGFRPNLNCHDALKILNHYIENRSVNYVVDVDIKGFFDNVDHIWMMEFLKQRIADPNLLRIVGRFLKGGYMEEGKKYKTDNGTPQGGLCKA
- a CDS encoding reverse transcriptase domain-containing protein, whose protein sequence is MSPILANVYLHYVLDLWFEKRVRKQCKGQAYIVRYADDFVCCFQYKSEAQQFFHSLKLRLKKFNLEIAEDKTKIIPFGRFAEQNANQQGRNKPATFDFLGFTHYCGKSKQGRFRVKRKTSRKKVQGKLKETKEWLKSNRSKDIHMIMDRFKRSLIGYYNYYCITDNTQNVNNFKDKIEKLLFKWLNRRSQRKSFTWDKFSLFLNKYPLPSPRIKVNIYDLRKEISYIL